Genomic segment of Methanomicrobiales archaeon:
GATGCACCTCTCTCGTTATCGGCATGCTCTGCAGTACAACAGTCGGCCTTCTCCTTAATAGTGCTTTTTTATGGGGCAACGGGGGACGTTAGTCCACCTCTGCGGGATGCATTATCTTCAGGGATTCAGGAACAAAGCCCAATCGTACCGCGGGGGTGGGGGCAGTTGGGGGAGGGGGAGCGCACTCCCCTCCCCCCTACAGTGCGATAGGTCGGGTCAGGGAGCACGAGAACGGCGTCTTCTCACCGCATCCCCGCATGAACGTCCATTCGTATGAGGATACAAGGGGTACACCCATCTCTCCCACAGGAGCGACAAGGCCTCGATGGGAGCATCGCCAGTCGAGTGTCTTGGTCGGCCTGATCAGAACGAGCTGCCCAGGTCGCCCCCATGGTTCGGACATATCCCTAAAAAGTGCGTGCGCCAGGTGGCTTCGATCGATCCTGCCCTGTATCAGCCCCCGGCCGTGGCGGCGGCGGGCGGCGGCAGCGGCGTCACCAGCATCTTGTCGATGCGGTTCCTGTCCATGTCCACCACCTCGAACCGCAGCCCGCCCCACTCGAACCGCGTGCCGATGGTCGGGATATGCCCCGTCTGGAGCAGCACGAAACCTGCCAGGGTCTGGTAGGTATCCTCGGCGGGCAGCGTATCCATTCCGAAGATCTCCTTGAACTCGTCTACCGGGAGCATCCCGTCGAGGAGCCAGGAGCCGTCCTCGCGCTGGATCGCCATGGGTTCGGCCAGCTCCTCGACGGAGGGTATCTCGCCCACCACCTCCTCCAGGATGTCCTCCAGCGTGATCAGCCCCTGCACGCTCCCGTACTCGTCGATGACGAGGGCGAAGTGGATTCCCGACTGCTGGAAGATCTCGAGCGCCTTGAACACACGAATGCTCTCCGGGACGAAGAGAATGCGGCGGAGCGATGCCCGCAGATCCGTCGGCGATCCCGACAGGAGCTGCGCGACGATGTCCTGCACCCGCACCATGCCCAGCGTCTCGTCCAGCGAACCTTCGGCGACCGGATACCGCGAGTGGCCGCTCTCCACGATCTTGTCGCGGATCTTCTCGGGGGTGTCGTTGACGTCCATCCAGACGATCTCGGTGCGGGGCGTCATCAGGGCGTTCACCCGTCGGTCCCCGAGCTCGAACACGTGCTCCACCATGTCCCTCTCGGTCTCCTCGAACGTACCGGCCTCGATCCCCTGCTCGATCAGGATCCGGATCTCCTCCTCGGTGACCGTCGGCTGCGGAGGCCCCCGCACGCCGAACAGGCGGAGAACCGCATCCGTCGATACGGACAGGACGTACACGAAGGGGGCGGCGATCAGGGAGACCGCCCGCATCGGATTTGCCACGAGACCGGCGAGACGTTCGGGATTCTGCAGTGCGAGCCTCTTGGGGACGATCTCCCCCAGCACCAGGGTCAGGTATGTGATCGTAACGACGACGATGCCGAGGGAGAGGGAGGCGCTGTAAGGGGCGATGGCGGGTATCGTCGAGAGGACGGCATCCAGCTGGGCGGCGACGGTGGCGCCTCCGAAGGCGCCGGCGAGGATGCCAATCAGGGTGATCCCGATCTGGATCGTGGAGAGGAATCGGTTGGGGGATCTCAAGAGCTCGAGCGCCGCCCGGGCGTTCTCGTCCCCGCCGTCGGCCATCTGCTGGAGCCGCGCCCGCCGGGCCGAGACAACGGCGAACTCGGCCAGGGAGAAGAGGCCGTTTCCGAGGATGAGCAGGAGGAGGATGATGACGTTCACCGTCAGATCCGGCATGGTCCACCTCCCCGGCTCTCTTTCATGCGCATCGGCCCCACTCCTTTCGGTGTTCCGGTGGTCGCGGTCGCAGTTTATGCTTTCGGGCTGATATACATATCGTGCGGCGCACCCGATCCTCCCCCGACACCGGGGGCACGCCGAATCGCCATAAACGGGCTGATTGCCTGATTTTTCCCGTCTCCGGGATTTGAATAGAGAAGGTTCATATTTTATGCCATACTGATGTGGTACTGAAATGGCAAAGAAACGCAGCAAGGAAGAGGAGCAGCCGCAGAAGTTGTTCTATATCTTCTATAGCCAGGAGCGCTGGAATAACTGGATCAACACGTTGAGAGGGATGAACTTCGAGCCCGAGGGCGATGAGATGCCGGAGGGCTACCAGGCGCTTTACAACTTCACCGAGGATATCACCATCTCGACCCTGAAGATCGTGCGGCTCTACCAGAACGGGCGGTTCACCAGGGAGGAGGCGCTGGAGAAGCTCGGGCAGGTGGAGGCGATCGTGATGTCGGATCTGCCCGAGGACCGGATCGGCGAGATCGTCGAGTCTCTCCAGCTCTCCCTCCTGGTGCTCTTTGCCTCCTGCCGCAAGTACCTGGAAGGCGGCTTCGACAAGAGCGCGATCAAGACTCACGTGAAGGAGGGTCGGGCCCTCGCCGATACGGATCTGGAGGGGGCGCTGGCGCTCGCCGCCGATATCGGCGCCAGCGTCATCGACGGGGCCTCCTGCTGCGAGAAATACTTAAAAGACGATATGAAGGACTCCACCTTATTTGACGAGTGGCTGATCGAGATCGAGACGATGCGCGACGAGATGAAGAGCCTGAAGAACTTCGACGAGGAGCCCGGAGAAGTCACGTGATCGCGGACAAAGCCCGGTTCCGCGCGTCGAGGAAGGTGGAGCGGATCTCCGGCGTGCGGCTGCCGGAGTTCATGTTCCACGGTGCGTTCCTGGAGGCGATCAGCACGCTCAACTTCCGGAACCTGGAGGACAGTCTGCACGACCAGCTCCTGGCCTTCGTCCGGGAGTTCCTGACCTGCGACTGCCGCGACGCCCCGCTCTGCGGATGCCCCGAGAGGCGGTTCGCGATGCTGATCATCGAACTCCGCGAGGGCGGCATGGACCACCGCGAGATCTCTGCGCACCTGCTCGAGGAGTACGGGATCGATATCTACCCCGCCGACATCCTCTCGTTTCTGGAGGACTCCGTCCACGTCCTGGAGGCGATCCGCGACGTGGCGAATCTCCAGGGGGAGGAGGACCTGGCGAAGAAGACCGAGGAGCACATCAAGAGCATCGAGGGATGAACCGCGATCGGCTCGGGAATGCGCCCCCTCCGATGACCTCATTCAGGCAGTCGATCGATCTCCGGCAGCGGGTACGGTTTGCATGGGATCTGTGGAACCCGTCACCTGCCAATGCGGTCCAGTTCGTCGGCGTGCAGCCGGGATCCGGACCCGAATTCGTCTCGGCGCGGTCCGGATCGGTGTGAAGCCATGAGAGTCGCATCCATCGTCGGGGCGCGGCCCAACTTCGTCAAACTGGCGCCGCTCTCGAAGGAACTGCGGCGGCATTGCGAGGAGATCATCATCCACACCGGCCAGCATTACGACTATGCCCTGGACAGGATCTTCTTCAGCGAGCTCGGCATCCCGGAGCCCGATTACCACCTACATGTGGGGTCCGGAACGCACGGCTACCAGACGGGAGAGATGCTGAAGAGGATCGAGGAGACGCTCATCTCGGCGCCTCCGGATCTGGTCCTCGTCTTCGGCGATACGAACACCACCCTGTCCGGTGCCCTCGCCGCCGCGAAGCTCCGCATCCCGCTTGCCCACGTCGAGTCCGGGCTGCGTTCTTTTGATCGCCGCATGCCCGAAGAGATCAACCGCATCCTCGTGGATCACTGTTCGGATCTCCTCTTCTGCCCCACGGAGACCGCCGTGCGGCACCTGGCGAGAGAGGGGATCACGGAGGGTGTTCACCTGACGGGGGACGTGATGGTCGACGTTCTGCGGGGATCGGTCCATCTGGCGATCGGAAAATCCAGGATTCTCGAGGAGCAGCATCTCGCAGCCCGCGGCTACTACCTGGCAACCGTCCACCGCGCAGAGAATACCGACAATATCGAAAACCTGAACAATATCGTGGCTGCGTTCTGCGAGATCGGCGATGTCGTCTTTCTGTGCCACCCGAGGACGGAGAGGAGGCTGAAAGAGTACGGCCTCTGGGATCGCCTGAACGCCTGCATCACCGTCCTGCCTCCCGCAGGTTTCTTCGACATGATCTGTCTGGAGAGAAATGCGAAGATGATCCTGACCGACTCCGGCGGCGTGCAGAAAGAGGCGTACATCTTCAAAGTGCCCTGCATCACGCTCCGGGACTCGACGGAGTGGAGCGAGACACTCGAAGAGGGGTGGAACGTGCTGGCGGGAGCGGACAGGGATGCCATCATCTCCCTGGCCGAAGGCTTCCAGCCCGATGAAGGTTCCCATACAGAACTATTCGGAAGAGGGGACGCCAGCGCGAGAATCGTGGAGATCATCCGCAGCACTTTCGGCGACTGAATTGCCCGCACGAAGCGCCGCCGATCTTCTCCACGAGCCGTCCCGGCGAATCGAACGGCGGAGATGGTTTGATTTATAGCGCCGTTGCCGGATCGCGTCCTCGCGGGATTGCCATTCTCTTCGGGGCGTTCTGCTTTCCGCCACGGTGGGCGGTACGATCCGGCAGCTGCCGGGCAACTCGATGCCGCCCGCTCGCCGACCGGAGCAAACGGGATTGGCGGGCGCTCCTGTTTCGGTTCGCGCGGGAGGGAAGCGATGGCCCGGCATTCGAGCGCGGATCGAGGCAGTCCCCTATTGCATCGTTCCGCAGGACGGCCTTCGGTTCGCCATCGGAGAGCGGCCCCCGGGAACGGGGCTTCTCCTGCCAGCTCCCGAACAGAGCGATCGC
This window contains:
- a CDS encoding hemolysin family protein, giving the protein MPDLTVNVIILLLLILGNGLFSLAEFAVVSARRARLQQMADGGDENARAALELLRSPNRFLSTIQIGITLIGILAGAFGGATVAAQLDAVLSTIPAIAPYSASLSLGIVVVTITYLTLVLGEIVPKRLALQNPERLAGLVANPMRAVSLIAAPFVYVLSVSTDAVLRLFGVRGPPQPTVTEEEIRILIEQGIEAGTFEETERDMVEHVFELGDRRVNALMTPRTEIVWMDVNDTPEKIRDKIVESGHSRYPVAEGSLDETLGMVRVQDIVAQLLSGSPTDLRASLRRILFVPESIRVFKALEIFQQSGIHFALVIDEYGSVQGLITLEDILEEVVGEIPSVEELAEPMAIQREDGSWLLDGMLPVDEFKEIFGMDTLPAEDTYQTLAGFVLLQTGHIPTIGTRFEWGGLRFEVVDMDRNRIDKMLVTPLPPPAAATAGG
- a CDS encoding DUF2150 family protein, with the protein product MAKKRSKEEEQPQKLFYIFYSQERWNNWINTLRGMNFEPEGDEMPEGYQALYNFTEDITISTLKIVRLYQNGRFTREEALEKLGQVEAIVMSDLPEDRIGEIVESLQLSLLVLFASCRKYLEGGFDKSAIKTHVKEGRALADTDLEGALALAADIGASVIDGASCCEKYLKDDMKDSTLFDEWLIEIETMRDEMKSLKNFDEEPGEVT
- a CDS encoding DUF5814 domain-containing protein, with translation MIADKARFRASRKVERISGVRLPEFMFHGAFLEAISTLNFRNLEDSLHDQLLAFVREFLTCDCRDAPLCGCPERRFAMLIIELREGGMDHREISAHLLEEYGIDIYPADILSFLEDSVHVLEAIRDVANLQGEEDLAKKTEEHIKSIEG
- the wecB gene encoding UDP-N-acetylglucosamine 2-epimerase (non-hydrolyzing), with amino-acid sequence MRVASIVGARPNFVKLAPLSKELRRHCEEIIIHTGQHYDYALDRIFFSELGIPEPDYHLHVGSGTHGYQTGEMLKRIEETLISAPPDLVLVFGDTNTTLSGALAAAKLRIPLAHVESGLRSFDRRMPEEINRILVDHCSDLLFCPTETAVRHLAREGITEGVHLTGDVMVDVLRGSVHLAIGKSRILEEQHLAARGYYLATVHRAENTDNIENLNNIVAAFCEIGDVVFLCHPRTERRLKEYGLWDRLNACITVLPPAGFFDMICLERNAKMILTDSGGVQKEAYIFKVPCITLRDSTEWSETLEEGWNVLAGADRDAIISLAEGFQPDEGSHTELFGRGDASARIVEIIRSTFGD